One region of Gemmatimonadaceae bacterium genomic DNA includes:
- the thrS gene encoding threonine--tRNA ligase: MTDTDFPTHPMIEQTAPPSSPPSSNGDALTLTLPDGSTRHVSRGTLPADVVRSIGERLLQAAVAVEVDGQIQDLATPLRAGGSFRVLTDRDATSLSVLRHSAAHMLATAVRRLRPDAKIGFGPAIDDGFYYDFEVAEPFTPEDLASFENEMRKVSAEKYPFVREEVNRAEAQRRFVDDPLKLERLSELRDDEIISTYTDGPFIDLCRGPHVPDTSRVKHFKLTHTAGAYWRGDSKRQMLQRIYGTAFFKKEELDAHLARIEEAKKRDHRLLGKQLDLFMMHPFAPGAVFWTERGTVLFNAVTDFIRERQRDDFQEIKTPLMYNKGLWEISGHWGKYRENMFLILDSETKEHDFSLKPMNCPSHYLLYLTKKHSYRELPLRYVTFDVLHRNEVTGALSGLTRVRQFQQDDCHVFITEDQIKDEVRFLVEFILAYYETFGLTATVRFATRPEVRIGDDALWDHAESALRSALDATGMVYELKPGDGAFYGPKIDFDVTDSIGRAWQLGTIQLDYNAPERFDLEYVGEDNSTHRPVVIHRAVSGSLERFIAILTEHFAGAFPVWLAPEQVRVLPITDDYAEYARKVHTALHDAGVRSHLDARAETLKYRVAEGARMKVPYMLVVGRRETEQGTVAVNVRGAGKEQKPNAIPLDEFVRRVVEENRSRSLVLAAHA, from the coding sequence GTGACGGACACCGACTTTCCGACGCACCCGATGATCGAACAGACAGCTCCACCGTCCTCGCCCCCATCGTCGAACGGGGACGCGCTCACACTCACCCTTCCCGACGGCTCGACGCGGCACGTGTCGCGGGGCACGCTCCCCGCCGACGTCGTGCGGTCGATCGGCGAGCGACTGTTGCAAGCGGCCGTCGCCGTGGAAGTGGACGGCCAGATTCAGGATCTCGCCACGCCGTTGCGCGCCGGCGGCTCGTTTCGCGTTCTCACCGATCGCGACGCGACGTCGTTGAGCGTGCTCCGGCATTCCGCGGCGCACATGCTGGCCACGGCCGTCAGACGTCTGCGTCCGGACGCGAAGATCGGCTTCGGGCCGGCCATCGACGACGGCTTCTATTACGACTTCGAAGTCGCCGAGCCGTTCACGCCCGAGGACCTCGCCTCGTTCGAGAACGAGATGCGGAAGGTCTCGGCCGAGAAATACCCCTTCGTTCGCGAAGAGGTGAACCGCGCCGAAGCCCAGCGCCGTTTCGTCGACGATCCGCTCAAGCTCGAGCGGTTGTCCGAGCTGCGCGACGACGAGATCATCTCGACGTACACCGACGGTCCGTTCATCGACCTCTGTCGCGGCCCGCACGTGCCCGACACGTCGCGCGTCAAGCACTTCAAGCTGACGCACACGGCTGGCGCGTATTGGCGCGGCGATTCGAAACGCCAGATGCTGCAACGCATCTATGGGACGGCGTTCTTCAAGAAGGAAGAATTGGACGCGCACCTCGCCCGCATCGAAGAAGCGAAGAAGCGCGACCATCGTTTGCTCGGCAAGCAGCTCGACCTGTTCATGATGCATCCGTTCGCGCCGGGCGCGGTGTTCTGGACGGAGCGGGGCACGGTGCTGTTCAACGCGGTCACCGATTTCATTCGCGAGCGCCAGCGCGACGATTTCCAAGAGATCAAGACGCCCCTCATGTACAACAAGGGGCTGTGGGAGATCTCGGGGCACTGGGGCAAGTACCGCGAGAACATGTTCCTGATTCTCGACAGCGAGACGAAGGAGCACGACTTCTCGCTGAAGCCCATGAACTGCCCGTCGCACTATTTGCTCTATCTCACGAAGAAGCACTCGTACCGCGAGCTGCCGCTTCGCTACGTGACGTTCGATGTGCTGCACCGGAACGAAGTGACCGGCGCGCTGTCGGGCCTCACACGCGTGCGCCAATTCCAGCAGGACGATTGCCACGTCTTCATCACCGAGGATCAGATCAAGGACGAGGTTCGCTTCCTCGTCGAGTTCATCCTCGCCTACTACGAGACGTTCGGTCTCACGGCGACCGTGCGGTTCGCCACGCGCCCCGAAGTCCGTATCGGCGACGACGCGTTGTGGGATCACGCCGAGTCGGCGCTGCGGTCGGCGCTCGACGCGACGGGCATGGTGTATGAGCTCAAGCCGGGCGACGGCGCTTTTTATGGTCCGAAGATTGATTTCGACGTGACCGACTCGATCGGCCGTGCGTGGCAGCTCGGTACGATCCAGCTCGACTACAACGCGCCGGAGCGTTTCGACCTCGAGTACGTCGGCGAGGACAACTCGACGCACCGCCCCGTCGTGATCCATCGCGCGGTGAGCGGTTCGCTCGAGCGCTTCATCGCGATCCTCACCGAACATTTCGCCGGCGCGTTCCCCGTCTGGCTCGCGCCGGAGCAGGTGCGCGTGCTACCGATCACCGACGACTACGCCGAATACGCGCGGAAGGTGCACACCGCCCTGCACGATGCGGGTGTCCGCTCGCACCTCGACGCGCGCGCCGAGACCCTCAAGTACCGCGTTGCCGAGGGCGCGCGCATGAAGGTGCCGTACATGCTGGTCGTCGGCCGGCGAGAAACGGAGCAGGGCACCGTCGCCGTCAACGTGCGCGGCGCGGGCAAAGAGCAAAAGCCGAACGCGATCCCGCTCGACGAGTTCGTGCGGCGGGTCGTGGAGGAGAACCGGTCCCGGTCACTGGTGCTCGCGGCGCACGCGTAA
- a CDS encoding ABC transporter permease gives MIRDGIRRAFALALRGGRRDRWEREVEDEIQLHLMLRAEQLLAEGRAPAEAYAEAVRRFGGGALNDSRARLLKAAEHRERVMRRTEVFDDLRQDLAFTLRTLKRQKGWTAVAVITLALGIGAATAVFSVASRLLLHALPYRDADRVVFVALRERTASAGTSSFAQLSAPPPLVRFWKEHNRSLESLEAYHAGVTMMKTLGDPSQLSGSWVSSSFASLAGQHPLRGRNFSAEEQHDHAHVVLLAEALWRGRFGGDDRVIGRAITLDDSLYTIIGVMPASLRMPLAAGGEPDVWLPLDAENNTVGVSLIGRLKRDMPMAAAARELDSLAARSEVLGRQKNLAWVTQIVSPSKAVSFHDSLVMLCVAVGLVLLVACTNVAHLVLSRGAARRREFAVRAALGAGRGRLGRQLVTESLVLAGSGCAVGVLIGQAALAVMVRTRPTELWELRGARLDSTTLLAAVAAAMLTSVGFALIGLLQFARGSAGDTLTSGRLSGSTPKRAERLRSVLVVSEMALSGVLVVGAALLLRSILNLQRTDVGFVPSRLYSLGVFMPRARYADATARQAFTSQIVAGLRQMPGVRDVALSSVGPYGRTTRVGSLELSGERPPDAATQGMVDMNSVEPSYFSTMGMHFVEGRTFTDTTRVSREVVVNAGYAFRHWRPGSAVGQRLRLVYEGKPMDDWMTVVGVVSDAMLTGPVAETSAPLIYSPWSGDSSPTIMFRTDGSVDPAGPVRSLVRALDPRMQSAFVASMETLVAGSQARPRFVMLLLSGFTLIAIVLAAVGLYGVMAYSVLQRTREIGIRVALGATPGAIARTVIARGATLAALGASFGLAGAYWATHLLATLLFNVSPLDRVSFGAGAAVLIATSLLACVAPARRVLAVDPVTAIRAE, from the coding sequence GCCGAGCAACTCTTGGCCGAAGGCCGTGCGCCGGCCGAGGCCTACGCCGAAGCGGTGCGTCGATTCGGAGGAGGAGCACTGAACGATTCCCGCGCGCGCTTGTTGAAGGCCGCGGAACACCGGGAGCGCGTCATGCGACGAACCGAGGTGTTCGACGACCTGCGGCAGGATTTGGCGTTCACGCTCAGAACGCTGAAGCGGCAGAAGGGGTGGACGGCGGTCGCCGTGATCACGCTCGCACTCGGTATCGGCGCGGCGACGGCGGTGTTCAGCGTGGCGAGCCGGCTGCTGCTGCACGCACTCCCTTATCGCGACGCGGATCGCGTCGTGTTCGTGGCGCTGCGCGAGCGCACCGCCAGCGCGGGCACTTCGAGTTTCGCTCAGCTGTCGGCGCCCCCACCTCTCGTGCGCTTTTGGAAAGAGCACAACCGATCGCTCGAGAGTCTGGAGGCGTATCACGCCGGCGTCACGATGATGAAGACGCTGGGCGATCCCTCACAGTTGTCGGGGAGCTGGGTCTCATCGTCGTTCGCGTCGCTCGCGGGGCAACATCCGCTCCGCGGACGGAATTTTTCGGCCGAAGAGCAACACGACCACGCTCACGTCGTGCTTCTCGCCGAGGCTCTGTGGCGGGGGCGATTCGGTGGCGACGATCGCGTGATTGGTCGAGCCATCACGCTGGATGACTCGCTCTACACGATCATCGGCGTGATGCCGGCGTCGCTGCGCATGCCGTTAGCGGCCGGCGGGGAACCGGATGTCTGGCTGCCGCTCGACGCCGAGAACAACACCGTCGGCGTTTCGCTGATCGGACGATTGAAGCGAGACATGCCGATGGCGGCCGCGGCGCGCGAGCTCGACTCGTTGGCGGCGCGCTCGGAAGTGCTGGGACGGCAGAAGAATCTCGCTTGGGTCACGCAGATCGTGAGTCCATCGAAGGCGGTCAGCTTCCATGACTCCCTCGTCATGTTGTGCGTGGCCGTGGGCCTCGTGCTGCTCGTGGCGTGCACGAACGTCGCGCACTTGGTGTTGAGCCGTGGCGCCGCGCGTCGGCGGGAGTTCGCCGTGCGAGCGGCGCTTGGCGCGGGACGCGGGCGCCTTGGGCGGCAGTTGGTGACTGAGAGCCTCGTGCTCGCGGGCAGCGGCTGCGCCGTTGGTGTGTTGATCGGTCAAGCGGCCCTCGCGGTGATGGTCCGCACGCGCCCGACGGAGCTGTGGGAGCTTCGCGGCGCGCGACTCGACTCGACGACCCTGCTGGCCGCCGTCGCGGCGGCGATGCTAACCAGCGTCGGGTTCGCGCTGATCGGGCTCCTGCAATTCGCGCGCGGCTCGGCCGGCGACACACTGACGAGCGGGCGTCTTTCGGGATCGACGCCGAAGCGCGCCGAGCGGCTGCGTTCGGTGCTGGTGGTGAGCGAGATGGCGCTGTCCGGGGTGCTCGTCGTCGGCGCTGCGCTGCTGCTGCGAAGCATTCTGAATCTCCAACGGACGGACGTGGGGTTCGTGCCGTCGCGGCTCTACAGCCTCGGCGTCTTCATGCCTCGCGCGCGCTATGCCGACGCGACCGCGCGGCAAGCGTTTACCTCGCAAATTGTGGCGGGGCTGCGGCAGATGCCCGGCGTCCGCGACGTCGCGCTCTCGTCCGTCGGGCCTTACGGCCGCACGACGCGGGTCGGCTCCCTCGAGCTGTCGGGTGAGCGTCCGCCCGATGCCGCGACGCAGGGCATGGTGGACATGAACAGCGTCGAGCCGTCGTACTTCAGCACGATGGGGATGCACTTCGTCGAGGGGCGGACGTTCACCGACACCACTCGAGTCTCGCGCGAGGTGGTCGTGAATGCCGGCTACGCGTTCCGGCATTGGAGGCCCGGATCGGCGGTCGGGCAGCGACTGCGCCTCGTGTACGAGGGCAAGCCGATGGACGATTGGATGACGGTGGTCGGCGTCGTCTCGGACGCGATGCTCACCGGGCCGGTCGCGGAAACATCGGCGCCTCTGATCTACAGCCCATGGAGCGGCGACTCGTCGCCGACGATCATGTTCCGAACCGACGGAAGCGTCGACCCGGCCGGACCGGTTCGATCGTTGGTGCGCGCGCTCGATCCGCGGATGCAGTCGGCGTTCGTCGCCAGCATGGAGACGCTCGTGGCGGGCTCGCAGGCGAGGCCGCGGTTCGTCATGCTGTTGCTCAGCGGGTTCACGCTGATCGCGATCGTGCTCGCGGCCGTTGGACTGTACGGCGTAATGGCGTACTCGGTGCTGCAGCGCACGCGCGAGATCGGGATTCGAGTGGCGCTCGGCGCGACGCCCGGGGCAATCGCGAGGACGGTCATCGCACGCGGAGCGACGCTCGCCGCGCTCGGCGCGTCGTTCGGTCTCGCGGGCGCGTACTGGGCGACGCACTTGTTGGCGACGCTGCTCTTCAATGTGTCGCCGCTCGACCGTGTGTCGTTCGGGGCCGGCGCCGCCGTGCTCATCGCGACGTCGCTGCTCGCGTGCGTGGCGCCGGCACGACGAGTCCTGGCCGTGGATCCCGTCACCGCGATTCGGGCGGAATAA